A portion of the Salvelinus alpinus chromosome 33, SLU_Salpinus.1, whole genome shotgun sequence genome contains these proteins:
- the LOC139562952 gene encoding cell cycle progression protein 1-like isoform X3 translates to MSESSSDTESSCGWTIISNEGSDIEALGPENGLECGSDLPESAVLEPELLQNQPTSLSAEFTEERGESSLDATLKEETLDETLSASEAGGEVAGDEQVTLCSSSDHSDIVTLVDTRETELGPWDEQTVEEEEGAVSEELYLGTSSSSQYTFSAAETVFPAEQPVVADSSSSEDEGGEQVTPVVRRRRVRKSTTSSVPEPGEEVQESGHSDREETQEEDQKEVQEEEVQQEPCVAAPPQGHVSSTLNKCILLALIIAISMGFGHFYGKFEGTVWSGWYEGTVQVQERQKIVEKLCGVNDLGNSRDLQPQCHKGPNVISKAQKEDLVVKLKQTGEKRVKIESKQSHLMVENQLLKSSLEREEESLSTLQEELRNLRSQIRELEETGAGADSILSENQRLKDHLEEETQRLRSFLSQREALMAEAQTLRRELDNERRVTDQLREQLSSRNTRAGGEVDPETEELQSRLMELQKKLSFEQQRSDLWERLYVETKEERAKGDEEAKVKRSKDGVIGKVKDTFDAVKNSTKEFVHHHKEQITKAKEAVKENLRKFSDSVKSTFRHFKDSASRMMDKTYRPHDRRFHERKEAKPEQQEYHRDHGNKHSEEPWQPRTHKPLHRHPRKSTDDSFQAHRNTRKSGGKVEEDPEAEPQQRGVPKGCSGVFDCAYQESMSLFNKAMDPIRADEFNQLLHSYLQQEVDHFHHWTELERFINNFFHNGVFIHDQMLFTDFVSGVEDYLEDMDEYHGHNDDVFEDLDEYVYRHFFGDTYSKRYGSSRPFEVPNTDTKEERLAKQQQRNQRARPRSQRERKWSRAGRNTDRHMADVKIELGPMPFDPKY, encoded by the exons ATGTCAGAGAGCTCAAGTGACACAGAGTCCTCCTGTGGGTGGACTATCATAAGTAATGAA GGTTCAGATATTGAGGCCCTGGGGCCAGAGAACGGCCTGGAATGTGGATCTGATCTCCCAGAGAGCGCAGTGCTGGAGCCAGAGCTGCTGCAGAACcaacccacctctctctctg CTGAGTTCACTGAGGAGAGGGGTGAGTCATCTCTTGATGCCACTCTAAAAGAAGAAACCTTAGATGAAACATTGTCTGCTTCTGAG GCTGGAGGTGAGGTGGCCGGGGACGAGCAAGTGACTCTGTGCTCCTCCAGTGACCACTCTGACATTGTGACTCTGGTGGACACGAGGGAGACTGAGCTCGGGCCTTGGGATGAGCAGacggtggaggaggaagagggagcagTCAGTGAGGAGCTCTACCTGGGCACCTCTTCCAGCAGCCAGTACACCTTCAGCGCAGCAGAGACTG TTTTCCCTGCGGAGCAGCCTGTGGTTGCAGACTCCAGCAGCAGTGAGGATGAGGGAGGAGAGCAGGTCACCCCAGTAGTGCGGAGGCGCAGGGTGAGGAAGAGCACCACTAGCTCTGTGCCTGAGCCTGGAGAGGAGGTGCAGGAGTCTGGCCACAGTGACCGAGAGGAGACTCAAGAGGAGGACCAGAAGGAGGTACAGGAGGAGGAGGTGCAGCAGGAACCTTGCGTTGCAGCCCCACCTCAAGGCCATGTCAGCAGCACCCTTAACAAATGTATCCTACTAGCCCTCATCATCGCCATCAGCATGGGCTTTGGTCACTTCTATG GAAAATTTGAAGGTACAGTATGGAGTGGATGGTATGAGG GCACAGTACAGGTTCAGGAGAGGCAGAAGATTGTGGAGAAGCTCTGTGGAGTGAACGACCTTGGTAATTCGAGAGATCTGCAGCCTCAGTGTCATAAAGGACCAAATGTCATCAGCAAG GCCCAGAAAGAAGACTTGGTCGTGAAACTGAAGCAGACTGGCGAAAAGAGGGTTAAGATTGAGTCTAAGCAGAGTCACCTGATGGTGGAGAACCAGCTGCTGAAGAGCTCCCTGGAGCGTGAGGAGGAGTCCCTGTCCACCCTTCAGGAGGAGCTGAGGAACCTGCGCTCCCAGATCCGCGAACTGGAGGAGACTGGGGCCGGGGCAGACTCCATACTGTCTGAGAACCAGAGGCTGAAGGACCACCTGGAGGAGGAGACGCAGCGCCTCCGCAGCTTCCTGAGCCAGAGGGAGGCCCTGATGGCTGAGGCCCAGACGCTGAGGAGGGAGCTGGATAATGAGCGGAGGGTGACTGACCAGCTTAGGGAGCAGCTGAGCAGCCGCAACACCAGGGCTGGAGGAGAGGTCGACCCGGAGACAGAGGAGCTGCAGTCACGGCTCATGGAGTTGCAGAAGAAGCTGAGCTTTGAGCAGCAGCGCTCTGACCTTTGGGAGAGGCTCTATGTGGAAACCAAAGAGGAGCGGGCCAAGGGAGACGAGGAGGCCAAAGTCAAGAGGTCCAAGGATGGCGTGATAGGGAAGGTGAAAGACACTTTTGATGCGGTGAAGAACTCCACCAAGGAGTTTGTGCACCATCACAAAGAGCAGATAACGAAAGCCAAAGAGGCTGTGAAGGAGAATCTGAGGAAGTTCTCTGATTCTGTGAAATCCACCTTCCGCCACTTCAAGGACTCTGCTTCGCGTATGATGGACAAGACTTACCGGCCTCACGATCGGAGGTTTCACGAGAGGAAGGAAGCCAAGCCTGAGCAGCAGGAGTATCATAGAGACCATGGAAACAAGCACTCGGAGGAACCATGGCAGCCCAGAACCCACAAGCCCCTGCATCGTCACCCTCGTAAATCCACTGACGACTCTTTCCAGGCACACCGTAACACCCGGAAGTCAGGGGGTAAAGTTGAGGAGGACCCAGAGGCTGAGCCACAACAAAGAGGAGTGCCCAAAGGTTGCTCTGGGGTTTTCGACTGTGCCTACCAAGAATCCATGAGCCTCTTCAACAAAGCGATGGACCCCATAAGAGCAGATGAGTTCAACCAGCTGCTTCACAGCTACCTCCAGCAGGAGGTTGACCACTTCCACCACTGGACTGAGCTGGAGCGCTTTATTAACAATTTCTTTCACAACGGCGTCTTCATCCACGATCAGATGCTGTTCACAGACTTTGTTAGTGGTGTGGAAGACTACCTGGAGGACATGGATGAGTACCATGGCCACAACGATGACGTCTTTGAAGATCTTGATGAGTATGTCTACAGGCACTTCTTTGGAGATACCTACTCAAAACGTTATGGGTCAAG TAGACCCTTTGAAGTGCCAAATACGGATACTAAAGAAGAAAGACTAGCCAAGCAGCAGCAGCGCAATCAGAGGGCCCGGCCCCGGTCACAAAGAGAGAGGAAGTGGAGCAGAGCAGGacggaacacagacagacacatggcTGATGTAAAAATAGAGTTGGGTCCTATGCCCTTTGATCCCAAATATTGA
- the LOC139562956 gene encoding GPI mannosyltransferase 3-like, with amino-acid sequence MVFCGIALVNLRTWRRPAACALLVSNLVPALYTGLLHQRGTLDVMGHLQTLCDNSEPSTPPLPEVLFLMPCHSTPFYSHIHCPMKMHFLECPPDLTGDKSYVDEAERFFADPHHWLTSFPYTSMLPTHLVFFDVLKKEVSAFLEGNRFMRSTEIFHSHVPEGRVGKSILVYQRH; translated from the exons ATGGTATTTTGTG GGATAGCTTTGGTGAATCTGAGAACCTGGAGACGGCCTGCCGCATGTGCCTTATTGGTCTCCAACCTAGTCCCAGCCCTGTACACAGGTCTGCTTCACCAGCGAGGCACACTGGATGTCATGGGTCACCTCCAGACCCTGTGTGACAACAGCGAACCTTCAACCCCGCCACTGCCTGAAGTCCTCTTTCTAATGCCCTGTCACTCTACACCTTTCTACAG TCACATCCACTGTCCAATGAAGATGCATTTCCtagaatgtccaccagatctCACAGGAGACAAGAGCTATGTCGATGAAGCTGAGAGATTCTTCGCTGATCCTCATCATTGGTTGACCTCATTTCCTTATACGTCAATGCTGCCAACCCACCTGGTGTTCTTTGATGTTCTGAAGAAG GAGGTCTCTGCATTCTTGGAGGGGAATAGATTTATGAGAAGTACAGAAATATTCCACAGTCACGTTCCTGAAGGACGAGTTGGAAAAAGCATCCTAGTTTATCAAAGGCACTGA
- the LOC139562952 gene encoding cell cycle progression protein 1-like isoform X2 has protein sequence MSESSSDTESSCGWTIISNEGSDIEALGPENGLECGSDLPESAVLEPELLQNQPTSLSAEFTEERGESSLDATLKEETLDETLSASEAGGEVAGDEQVTLCSSSDHSDIVTLVDTRETELGPWDEQTVEEEEGAVSEELYLGTSSSSQYTFSAAETVFPAEQPVVADSSSSEDEGGEQVTPVVRRRRVRKSTTSSVPEPGEEVQESGHSDREETQEEDQKEVQEEEVQQEPCVAAPPQGHVSSTLNKCILLALIIAISMGFGHFYGTVQVQERQKIVEKLCGVNDLGNSRDLQPQCHKGPNVISKDVVKSLREDLKDKSDMMLSLTGIMDKLTKENQDLRSKQAQLQAQKEDLVVKLKQTGEKRVKIESKQSHLMVENQLLKSSLEREEESLSTLQEELRNLRSQIRELEETGAGADSILSENQRLKDHLEEETQRLRSFLSQREALMAEAQTLRRELDNERRVTDQLREQLSSRNTRAGGEVDPETEELQSRLMELQKKLSFEQQRSDLWERLYVETKEERAKGDEEAKVKRSKDGVIGKVKDTFDAVKNSTKEFVHHHKEQITKAKEAVKENLRKFSDSVKSTFRHFKDSASRMMDKTYRPHDRRFHERKEAKPEQQEYHRDHGNKHSEEPWQPRTHKPLHRHPRKSTDDSFQAHRNTRKSGGKVEEDPEAEPQQRGVPKGCSGVFDCAYQESMSLFNKAMDPIRADEFNQLLHSYLQQEVDHFHHWTELERFINNFFHNGVFIHDQMLFTDFVSGVEDYLEDMDEYHGHNDDVFEDLDEYVYRHFFGDTYSKRYGSSRPFEVPNTDTKEERLAKQQQRNQRARPRSQRERKWSRAGRNTDRHMADVKIELGPMPFDPKY, from the exons ATGTCAGAGAGCTCAAGTGACACAGAGTCCTCCTGTGGGTGGACTATCATAAGTAATGAA GGTTCAGATATTGAGGCCCTGGGGCCAGAGAACGGCCTGGAATGTGGATCTGATCTCCCAGAGAGCGCAGTGCTGGAGCCAGAGCTGCTGCAGAACcaacccacctctctctctg CTGAGTTCACTGAGGAGAGGGGTGAGTCATCTCTTGATGCCACTCTAAAAGAAGAAACCTTAGATGAAACATTGTCTGCTTCTGAG GCTGGAGGTGAGGTGGCCGGGGACGAGCAAGTGACTCTGTGCTCCTCCAGTGACCACTCTGACATTGTGACTCTGGTGGACACGAGGGAGACTGAGCTCGGGCCTTGGGATGAGCAGacggtggaggaggaagagggagcagTCAGTGAGGAGCTCTACCTGGGCACCTCTTCCAGCAGCCAGTACACCTTCAGCGCAGCAGAGACTG TTTTCCCTGCGGAGCAGCCTGTGGTTGCAGACTCCAGCAGCAGTGAGGATGAGGGAGGAGAGCAGGTCACCCCAGTAGTGCGGAGGCGCAGGGTGAGGAAGAGCACCACTAGCTCTGTGCCTGAGCCTGGAGAGGAGGTGCAGGAGTCTGGCCACAGTGACCGAGAGGAGACTCAAGAGGAGGACCAGAAGGAGGTACAGGAGGAGGAGGTGCAGCAGGAACCTTGCGTTGCAGCCCCACCTCAAGGCCATGTCAGCAGCACCCTTAACAAATGTATCCTACTAGCCCTCATCATCGCCATCAGCATGGGCTTTGGTCACTTCTATG GCACAGTACAGGTTCAGGAGAGGCAGAAGATTGTGGAGAAGCTCTGTGGAGTGAACGACCTTGGTAATTCGAGAGATCTGCAGCCTCAGTGTCATAAAGGACCAAATGTCATCAGCAAG GACGTGGTTAAGAGTCTGAGAGAAGACCTAAAGGACAAGAGTGACATGATGCTGTCCCTCACAGGGATTATGGACAAGCTTACTAAAGAGAACCAGGATCTCAGATCCAAACAGGCCCAGCTACAG GCCCAGAAAGAAGACTTGGTCGTGAAACTGAAGCAGACTGGCGAAAAGAGGGTTAAGATTGAGTCTAAGCAGAGTCACCTGATGGTGGAGAACCAGCTGCTGAAGAGCTCCCTGGAGCGTGAGGAGGAGTCCCTGTCCACCCTTCAGGAGGAGCTGAGGAACCTGCGCTCCCAGATCCGCGAACTGGAGGAGACTGGGGCCGGGGCAGACTCCATACTGTCTGAGAACCAGAGGCTGAAGGACCACCTGGAGGAGGAGACGCAGCGCCTCCGCAGCTTCCTGAGCCAGAGGGAGGCCCTGATGGCTGAGGCCCAGACGCTGAGGAGGGAGCTGGATAATGAGCGGAGGGTGACTGACCAGCTTAGGGAGCAGCTGAGCAGCCGCAACACCAGGGCTGGAGGAGAGGTCGACCCGGAGACAGAGGAGCTGCAGTCACGGCTCATGGAGTTGCAGAAGAAGCTGAGCTTTGAGCAGCAGCGCTCTGACCTTTGGGAGAGGCTCTATGTGGAAACCAAAGAGGAGCGGGCCAAGGGAGACGAGGAGGCCAAAGTCAAGAGGTCCAAGGATGGCGTGATAGGGAAGGTGAAAGACACTTTTGATGCGGTGAAGAACTCCACCAAGGAGTTTGTGCACCATCACAAAGAGCAGATAACGAAAGCCAAAGAGGCTGTGAAGGAGAATCTGAGGAAGTTCTCTGATTCTGTGAAATCCACCTTCCGCCACTTCAAGGACTCTGCTTCGCGTATGATGGACAAGACTTACCGGCCTCACGATCGGAGGTTTCACGAGAGGAAGGAAGCCAAGCCTGAGCAGCAGGAGTATCATAGAGACCATGGAAACAAGCACTCGGAGGAACCATGGCAGCCCAGAACCCACAAGCCCCTGCATCGTCACCCTCGTAAATCCACTGACGACTCTTTCCAGGCACACCGTAACACCCGGAAGTCAGGGGGTAAAGTTGAGGAGGACCCAGAGGCTGAGCCACAACAAAGAGGAGTGCCCAAAGGTTGCTCTGGGGTTTTCGACTGTGCCTACCAAGAATCCATGAGCCTCTTCAACAAAGCGATGGACCCCATAAGAGCAGATGAGTTCAACCAGCTGCTTCACAGCTACCTCCAGCAGGAGGTTGACCACTTCCACCACTGGACTGAGCTGGAGCGCTTTATTAACAATTTCTTTCACAACGGCGTCTTCATCCACGATCAGATGCTGTTCACAGACTTTGTTAGTGGTGTGGAAGACTACCTGGAGGACATGGATGAGTACCATGGCCACAACGATGACGTCTTTGAAGATCTTGATGAGTATGTCTACAGGCACTTCTTTGGAGATACCTACTCAAAACGTTATGGGTCAAG TAGACCCTTTGAAGTGCCAAATACGGATACTAAAGAAGAAAGACTAGCCAAGCAGCAGCAGCGCAATCAGAGGGCCCGGCCCCGGTCACAAAGAGAGAGGAAGTGGAGCAGAGCAGGacggaacacagacagacacatggcTGATGTAAAAATAGAGTTGGGTCCTATGCCCTTTGATCCCAAATATTGA
- the LOC139562952 gene encoding cell cycle progression protein 1-like isoform X1, translating to MSESSSDTESSCGWTIISNEGSDIEALGPENGLECGSDLPESAVLEPELLQNQPTSLSAEFTEERGESSLDATLKEETLDETLSASEAGGEVAGDEQVTLCSSSDHSDIVTLVDTRETELGPWDEQTVEEEEGAVSEELYLGTSSSSQYTFSAAETVFPAEQPVVADSSSSEDEGGEQVTPVVRRRRVRKSTTSSVPEPGEEVQESGHSDREETQEEDQKEVQEEEVQQEPCVAAPPQGHVSSTLNKCILLALIIAISMGFGHFYGKFEGTVWSGWYEGTVQVQERQKIVEKLCGVNDLGNSRDLQPQCHKGPNVISKDVVKSLREDLKDKSDMMLSLTGIMDKLTKENQDLRSKQAQLQAQKEDLVVKLKQTGEKRVKIESKQSHLMVENQLLKSSLEREEESLSTLQEELRNLRSQIRELEETGAGADSILSENQRLKDHLEEETQRLRSFLSQREALMAEAQTLRRELDNERRVTDQLREQLSSRNTRAGGEVDPETEELQSRLMELQKKLSFEQQRSDLWERLYVETKEERAKGDEEAKVKRSKDGVIGKVKDTFDAVKNSTKEFVHHHKEQITKAKEAVKENLRKFSDSVKSTFRHFKDSASRMMDKTYRPHDRRFHERKEAKPEQQEYHRDHGNKHSEEPWQPRTHKPLHRHPRKSTDDSFQAHRNTRKSGGKVEEDPEAEPQQRGVPKGCSGVFDCAYQESMSLFNKAMDPIRADEFNQLLHSYLQQEVDHFHHWTELERFINNFFHNGVFIHDQMLFTDFVSGVEDYLEDMDEYHGHNDDVFEDLDEYVYRHFFGDTYSKRYGSSRPFEVPNTDTKEERLAKQQQRNQRARPRSQRERKWSRAGRNTDRHMADVKIELGPMPFDPKY from the exons ATGTCAGAGAGCTCAAGTGACACAGAGTCCTCCTGTGGGTGGACTATCATAAGTAATGAA GGTTCAGATATTGAGGCCCTGGGGCCAGAGAACGGCCTGGAATGTGGATCTGATCTCCCAGAGAGCGCAGTGCTGGAGCCAGAGCTGCTGCAGAACcaacccacctctctctctg CTGAGTTCACTGAGGAGAGGGGTGAGTCATCTCTTGATGCCACTCTAAAAGAAGAAACCTTAGATGAAACATTGTCTGCTTCTGAG GCTGGAGGTGAGGTGGCCGGGGACGAGCAAGTGACTCTGTGCTCCTCCAGTGACCACTCTGACATTGTGACTCTGGTGGACACGAGGGAGACTGAGCTCGGGCCTTGGGATGAGCAGacggtggaggaggaagagggagcagTCAGTGAGGAGCTCTACCTGGGCACCTCTTCCAGCAGCCAGTACACCTTCAGCGCAGCAGAGACTG TTTTCCCTGCGGAGCAGCCTGTGGTTGCAGACTCCAGCAGCAGTGAGGATGAGGGAGGAGAGCAGGTCACCCCAGTAGTGCGGAGGCGCAGGGTGAGGAAGAGCACCACTAGCTCTGTGCCTGAGCCTGGAGAGGAGGTGCAGGAGTCTGGCCACAGTGACCGAGAGGAGACTCAAGAGGAGGACCAGAAGGAGGTACAGGAGGAGGAGGTGCAGCAGGAACCTTGCGTTGCAGCCCCACCTCAAGGCCATGTCAGCAGCACCCTTAACAAATGTATCCTACTAGCCCTCATCATCGCCATCAGCATGGGCTTTGGTCACTTCTATG GAAAATTTGAAGGTACAGTATGGAGTGGATGGTATGAGG GCACAGTACAGGTTCAGGAGAGGCAGAAGATTGTGGAGAAGCTCTGTGGAGTGAACGACCTTGGTAATTCGAGAGATCTGCAGCCTCAGTGTCATAAAGGACCAAATGTCATCAGCAAG GACGTGGTTAAGAGTCTGAGAGAAGACCTAAAGGACAAGAGTGACATGATGCTGTCCCTCACAGGGATTATGGACAAGCTTACTAAAGAGAACCAGGATCTCAGATCCAAACAGGCCCAGCTACAG GCCCAGAAAGAAGACTTGGTCGTGAAACTGAAGCAGACTGGCGAAAAGAGGGTTAAGATTGAGTCTAAGCAGAGTCACCTGATGGTGGAGAACCAGCTGCTGAAGAGCTCCCTGGAGCGTGAGGAGGAGTCCCTGTCCACCCTTCAGGAGGAGCTGAGGAACCTGCGCTCCCAGATCCGCGAACTGGAGGAGACTGGGGCCGGGGCAGACTCCATACTGTCTGAGAACCAGAGGCTGAAGGACCACCTGGAGGAGGAGACGCAGCGCCTCCGCAGCTTCCTGAGCCAGAGGGAGGCCCTGATGGCTGAGGCCCAGACGCTGAGGAGGGAGCTGGATAATGAGCGGAGGGTGACTGACCAGCTTAGGGAGCAGCTGAGCAGCCGCAACACCAGGGCTGGAGGAGAGGTCGACCCGGAGACAGAGGAGCTGCAGTCACGGCTCATGGAGTTGCAGAAGAAGCTGAGCTTTGAGCAGCAGCGCTCTGACCTTTGGGAGAGGCTCTATGTGGAAACCAAAGAGGAGCGGGCCAAGGGAGACGAGGAGGCCAAAGTCAAGAGGTCCAAGGATGGCGTGATAGGGAAGGTGAAAGACACTTTTGATGCGGTGAAGAACTCCACCAAGGAGTTTGTGCACCATCACAAAGAGCAGATAACGAAAGCCAAAGAGGCTGTGAAGGAGAATCTGAGGAAGTTCTCTGATTCTGTGAAATCCACCTTCCGCCACTTCAAGGACTCTGCTTCGCGTATGATGGACAAGACTTACCGGCCTCACGATCGGAGGTTTCACGAGAGGAAGGAAGCCAAGCCTGAGCAGCAGGAGTATCATAGAGACCATGGAAACAAGCACTCGGAGGAACCATGGCAGCCCAGAACCCACAAGCCCCTGCATCGTCACCCTCGTAAATCCACTGACGACTCTTTCCAGGCACACCGTAACACCCGGAAGTCAGGGGGTAAAGTTGAGGAGGACCCAGAGGCTGAGCCACAACAAAGAGGAGTGCCCAAAGGTTGCTCTGGGGTTTTCGACTGTGCCTACCAAGAATCCATGAGCCTCTTCAACAAAGCGATGGACCCCATAAGAGCAGATGAGTTCAACCAGCTGCTTCACAGCTACCTCCAGCAGGAGGTTGACCACTTCCACCACTGGACTGAGCTGGAGCGCTTTATTAACAATTTCTTTCACAACGGCGTCTTCATCCACGATCAGATGCTGTTCACAGACTTTGTTAGTGGTGTGGAAGACTACCTGGAGGACATGGATGAGTACCATGGCCACAACGATGACGTCTTTGAAGATCTTGATGAGTATGTCTACAGGCACTTCTTTGGAGATACCTACTCAAAACGTTATGGGTCAAG TAGACCCTTTGAAGTGCCAAATACGGATACTAAAGAAGAAAGACTAGCCAAGCAGCAGCAGCGCAATCAGAGGGCCCGGCCCCGGTCACAAAGAGAGAGGAAGTGGAGCAGAGCAGGacggaacacagacagacacatggcTGATGTAAAAATAGAGTTGGGTCCTATGCCCTTTGATCCCAAATATTGA
- the LOC139562952 gene encoding cell cycle progression protein 1-like isoform X4, whose amino-acid sequence MSESSSDTESSCGWTIISNEGSDIEALGPENGLECGSDLPESAVLEPELLQNQPTSLSAEFTEERGESSLDATLKEETLDETLSASEAGGEVAGDEQVTLCSSSDHSDIVTLVDTRETELGPWDEQTVEEEEGAVSEELYLGTSSSSQYTFSAAETVFPAEQPVVADSSSSEDEGGEQVTPVVRRRRVRKSTTSSVPEPGEEVQESGHSDREETQEEDQKEVQEEEVQQEPCVAAPPQGHVSSTLNKCILLALIIAISMGFGHFYGTVQVQERQKIVEKLCGVNDLGNSRDLQPQCHKGPNVISKAQKEDLVVKLKQTGEKRVKIESKQSHLMVENQLLKSSLEREEESLSTLQEELRNLRSQIRELEETGAGADSILSENQRLKDHLEEETQRLRSFLSQREALMAEAQTLRRELDNERRVTDQLREQLSSRNTRAGGEVDPETEELQSRLMELQKKLSFEQQRSDLWERLYVETKEERAKGDEEAKVKRSKDGVIGKVKDTFDAVKNSTKEFVHHHKEQITKAKEAVKENLRKFSDSVKSTFRHFKDSASRMMDKTYRPHDRRFHERKEAKPEQQEYHRDHGNKHSEEPWQPRTHKPLHRHPRKSTDDSFQAHRNTRKSGGKVEEDPEAEPQQRGVPKGCSGVFDCAYQESMSLFNKAMDPIRADEFNQLLHSYLQQEVDHFHHWTELERFINNFFHNGVFIHDQMLFTDFVSGVEDYLEDMDEYHGHNDDVFEDLDEYVYRHFFGDTYSKRYGSSRPFEVPNTDTKEERLAKQQQRNQRARPRSQRERKWSRAGRNTDRHMADVKIELGPMPFDPKY is encoded by the exons ATGTCAGAGAGCTCAAGTGACACAGAGTCCTCCTGTGGGTGGACTATCATAAGTAATGAA GGTTCAGATATTGAGGCCCTGGGGCCAGAGAACGGCCTGGAATGTGGATCTGATCTCCCAGAGAGCGCAGTGCTGGAGCCAGAGCTGCTGCAGAACcaacccacctctctctctg CTGAGTTCACTGAGGAGAGGGGTGAGTCATCTCTTGATGCCACTCTAAAAGAAGAAACCTTAGATGAAACATTGTCTGCTTCTGAG GCTGGAGGTGAGGTGGCCGGGGACGAGCAAGTGACTCTGTGCTCCTCCAGTGACCACTCTGACATTGTGACTCTGGTGGACACGAGGGAGACTGAGCTCGGGCCTTGGGATGAGCAGacggtggaggaggaagagggagcagTCAGTGAGGAGCTCTACCTGGGCACCTCTTCCAGCAGCCAGTACACCTTCAGCGCAGCAGAGACTG TTTTCCCTGCGGAGCAGCCTGTGGTTGCAGACTCCAGCAGCAGTGAGGATGAGGGAGGAGAGCAGGTCACCCCAGTAGTGCGGAGGCGCAGGGTGAGGAAGAGCACCACTAGCTCTGTGCCTGAGCCTGGAGAGGAGGTGCAGGAGTCTGGCCACAGTGACCGAGAGGAGACTCAAGAGGAGGACCAGAAGGAGGTACAGGAGGAGGAGGTGCAGCAGGAACCTTGCGTTGCAGCCCCACCTCAAGGCCATGTCAGCAGCACCCTTAACAAATGTATCCTACTAGCCCTCATCATCGCCATCAGCATGGGCTTTGGTCACTTCTATG GCACAGTACAGGTTCAGGAGAGGCAGAAGATTGTGGAGAAGCTCTGTGGAGTGAACGACCTTGGTAATTCGAGAGATCTGCAGCCTCAGTGTCATAAAGGACCAAATGTCATCAGCAAG GCCCAGAAAGAAGACTTGGTCGTGAAACTGAAGCAGACTGGCGAAAAGAGGGTTAAGATTGAGTCTAAGCAGAGTCACCTGATGGTGGAGAACCAGCTGCTGAAGAGCTCCCTGGAGCGTGAGGAGGAGTCCCTGTCCACCCTTCAGGAGGAGCTGAGGAACCTGCGCTCCCAGATCCGCGAACTGGAGGAGACTGGGGCCGGGGCAGACTCCATACTGTCTGAGAACCAGAGGCTGAAGGACCACCTGGAGGAGGAGACGCAGCGCCTCCGCAGCTTCCTGAGCCAGAGGGAGGCCCTGATGGCTGAGGCCCAGACGCTGAGGAGGGAGCTGGATAATGAGCGGAGGGTGACTGACCAGCTTAGGGAGCAGCTGAGCAGCCGCAACACCAGGGCTGGAGGAGAGGTCGACCCGGAGACAGAGGAGCTGCAGTCACGGCTCATGGAGTTGCAGAAGAAGCTGAGCTTTGAGCAGCAGCGCTCTGACCTTTGGGAGAGGCTCTATGTGGAAACCAAAGAGGAGCGGGCCAAGGGAGACGAGGAGGCCAAAGTCAAGAGGTCCAAGGATGGCGTGATAGGGAAGGTGAAAGACACTTTTGATGCGGTGAAGAACTCCACCAAGGAGTTTGTGCACCATCACAAAGAGCAGATAACGAAAGCCAAAGAGGCTGTGAAGGAGAATCTGAGGAAGTTCTCTGATTCTGTGAAATCCACCTTCCGCCACTTCAAGGACTCTGCTTCGCGTATGATGGACAAGACTTACCGGCCTCACGATCGGAGGTTTCACGAGAGGAAGGAAGCCAAGCCTGAGCAGCAGGAGTATCATAGAGACCATGGAAACAAGCACTCGGAGGAACCATGGCAGCCCAGAACCCACAAGCCCCTGCATCGTCACCCTCGTAAATCCACTGACGACTCTTTCCAGGCACACCGTAACACCCGGAAGTCAGGGGGTAAAGTTGAGGAGGACCCAGAGGCTGAGCCACAACAAAGAGGAGTGCCCAAAGGTTGCTCTGGGGTTTTCGACTGTGCCTACCAAGAATCCATGAGCCTCTTCAACAAAGCGATGGACCCCATAAGAGCAGATGAGTTCAACCAGCTGCTTCACAGCTACCTCCAGCAGGAGGTTGACCACTTCCACCACTGGACTGAGCTGGAGCGCTTTATTAACAATTTCTTTCACAACGGCGTCTTCATCCACGATCAGATGCTGTTCACAGACTTTGTTAGTGGTGTGGAAGACTACCTGGAGGACATGGATGAGTACCATGGCCACAACGATGACGTCTTTGAAGATCTTGATGAGTATGTCTACAGGCACTTCTTTGGAGATACCTACTCAAAACGTTATGGGTCAAG TAGACCCTTTGAAGTGCCAAATACGGATACTAAAGAAGAAAGACTAGCCAAGCAGCAGCAGCGCAATCAGAGGGCCCGGCCCCGGTCACAAAGAGAGAGGAAGTGGAGCAGAGCAGGacggaacacagacagacacatggcTGATGTAAAAATAGAGTTGGGTCCTATGCCCTTTGATCCCAAATATTGA